A stretch of the Marinobacter sp. JH2 genome encodes the following:
- a CDS encoding PACE efflux transporter — protein MRTTKDRIRQALSFEVIGLLISTPLAAFVFDFDLGQTSVLAAIGATIATVWNYLYNLMFDHSLKRITGTTRKTLKVRVIHAIGFEFGLMLVFLPIIAWWMEIGLLEALIVDIAFVVFYLIYAFVFTWCYDTVFPDNEQPAGLTE, from the coding sequence ATGAGAACTACCAAAGACAGAATTCGCCAAGCCCTTTCCTTTGAAGTTATTGGCCTACTGATATCTACACCTCTCGCCGCTTTCGTTTTTGACTTCGACCTCGGCCAAACCAGCGTGCTCGCCGCGATTGGAGCGACCATCGCCACGGTATGGAACTACCTCTACAACCTAATGTTTGACCACAGCCTCAAGCGCATCACAGGCACCACCCGAAAAACTCTGAAGGTACGCGTCATACACGCAATCGGTTTTGAATTCGGTTTGATGCTGGTGTTTCTGCCCATCATTGCCTGGTGGATGGAAATCGGGCTATTAGAAGCCTTGATCGTTGATATCGCGTTTGTCGTGTTCTATCTCATCTACGCCTTCGTATTCACCTGGTGTTATGACACCGTTTTCCCGGATAACGAGCAACCGGCTGGCCTCACCGAATAG
- a CDS encoding serine hydrolase domain-containing protein, whose amino-acid sequence MPENIASGLSINALERLTRHFDERYIQPGKLPGAVCLVARHGKVVWSQAQGLMDVERNRPMQRDTLFRIYSMTKPVTSIAMMQLYEQGKFLLNDPVHKYIPSWRNLRVYKSGSYPDFETEPATKAMTIRDLMTHTSGLTYGFTERTEVDAAYRQLKLDGSPILTLEKLVERLAELPLEFSPGTAWNYSASTDVLGYLVEVLSGKRLNEYFDDHIFQPLGMTDTGFYVRPEQQHRFAACYLYQPGDTMKLQDDPERSKFLKPPRFLSGGGGLVSTIDDYHKFAQALCQGGEYQGQRIIGRKTLEFMRRNHLPENQDLPALSVGGFSETPYQGSGFGLGFSVKTDVAASHTVGSEGEFGWGGLASTSFFVDPEEDLVVIFMTQLMPSSSYPIRQELRALVYGAMT is encoded by the coding sequence ATGCCTGAAAACATCGCGTCCGGCTTATCCATCAACGCTCTCGAGCGACTCACACGCCATTTCGATGAACGCTACATCCAACCCGGCAAGCTACCCGGCGCGGTATGCTTGGTGGCCCGTCACGGCAAAGTGGTCTGGTCTCAGGCTCAAGGCCTCATGGATGTAGAGCGAAACCGGCCGATGCAGAGGGACACCCTATTCCGCATCTATTCCATGACCAAACCGGTTACTTCGATTGCCATGATGCAGCTCTATGAACAAGGCAAATTTCTGCTGAACGACCCGGTGCACAAGTACATCCCTTCATGGCGGAATCTGCGAGTTTATAAAAGCGGCAGTTACCCAGACTTTGAAACTGAACCGGCCACCAAAGCGATGACCATTCGGGATTTGATGACCCACACTTCGGGCCTCACCTACGGCTTTACCGAGCGCACCGAAGTAGATGCTGCGTACCGCCAGCTGAAGCTGGACGGGAGCCCGATTCTCACGCTGGAAAAATTGGTAGAAAGACTGGCCGAGCTACCTCTGGAATTCTCGCCCGGGACGGCCTGGAATTACTCAGCATCAACCGATGTTCTCGGATACTTGGTCGAAGTACTTTCCGGCAAACGGTTGAACGAATATTTTGATGATCACATTTTCCAGCCACTGGGGATGACCGACACCGGCTTTTACGTGCGCCCTGAACAACAACACCGATTTGCGGCCTGCTATCTGTATCAGCCCGGCGATACCATGAAACTGCAGGACGACCCGGAACGCTCAAAATTTTTGAAGCCACCGCGTTTCCTATCTGGCGGCGGCGGACTGGTCTCCACCATCGACGACTATCACAAGTTCGCTCAGGCGCTGTGTCAGGGCGGCGAGTATCAGGGACAGCGAATTATCGGGCGCAAAACACTGGAGTTCATGCGCCGAAACCATCTGCCCGAGAATCAGGATCTCCCTGCGCTGTCTGTCGGCGGGTTCAGCGAAACACCTTACCAAGGCAGCGGCTTCGGGCTGGGCTTCTCGGTAAAAACGGATGTCGCGGCTTCTCATACCGTCGGATCTGAAGGTGAATTTGGCTGGGGCGGATTAGCCAGCACCAGTTTTTTCGTAGACCCGGAGGAAGATTTGGTGGTCATCTTCATGACACAACTGATGCCATCGTCGTCTTATCCTATACGTCAGGAGTTACGGGCTTTGGTATACGGCGCCATGACCTGA